The Ruminococcaceae bacterium KH2T8 genomic sequence GTCAGGTTCTTATAGAATCCCGGAGTCTCGACGAGAGCTCCCATCCTCCTTCTGACCTTGGTAATATTTCTGTCGGTGTTCTTAACTTCGCTTAAGGTATATGTGCCGGAAGTAGGAGCTTGAAGTCCCGTTATGACCCTCATGAGGGTGGTCTTGCCGGCACCGTTCTTGCCGACAAGGCCGTAGATCGAGCCCTTGGGGATCTTGAGGTCGATATCCTGAAGTACTCTTGTCTTTCCGTATCTCTTGCAAAGTGATTCTGTTTCCAGTACGTATTCCATAGTTTATCCTCCATGCTTCAAGGATACAGGAAGGCATGTTACGGGTTAAGTTAAGAAACAGGTAAGATTGGTCAGTATAGTGTTAAGAAGCTATCTTAAAGCCTATGCCCCAGACGGCTTCGATACAGTCAGTGCCGCCCGCGTTCTTTATCTTACGTCGTATATTACTGATGTGAACTTTGAGGGATCCCTCGTCTATGCAGTCGGGAGTATCGCTGCTGATCATATCGAGAAGTTCGGACTTTGATACAACGCGTCCCTGATTGGTCATGAGCATCTTAAGGATCGCGAACTCGGTCCTTGTAAGGTGAAAGTCGGTACCCGCGACGGACGTCGAATGCTTATCGGTATCGAGCGTGATGCCTGCAACGGTCAGTACGTTGCTGAGTCTCTTCTTCGAAGAATTCCTGAGGGCCGATTTTACTCTGGCCTTGAGCTCACGAAGCTCGAAAGGCTTCGTTATGTAGTCGACACATCCCTGATCGAGCAGGGAGATCTTGTCGTCTGTGGTGGATCTGGCACTGACTGCGATGACGGGAGTTCCGTCCGTAACATGTGTAAGGAGCTCTTCGCCGTTCATTCCGGGGAGCATAAGATCCATAAGGATCAGGTCGGGATCTTTGCTGAGGAGCATCCTGCCTTCCGTGCCCGAATATGCGCGAAAGACTTCGTATCCTTCCTTTATGAGTTCGCGGGTCAGGATATCTCCGATATCCGCGTCGTCTTCAATAATAAGTATCTTAGTCATGAGATTATATTATTTGTCTTTGATTTGTAAGTCAAACTACCTTTATTATTGGTATACTTAGGTTGGAACAATAGGGACAAAGGGATCATTTTCAGAAGATAGGGAGAGGACGAAGATGATACAGCATTATAATGCATTTATTTCTTACAGGCATGCGCCGCTCGATATGAAGATCGCAGAGCATGTCCAGAAGACGCTTGAGCGATTCCATATTCCGGATAAGATCAGGAAATCCACAGGCAAGAAAAGGATAGAGCGAATATTCAGAGATAAGGATGAGCTTCCTACGACGAGCGATCTGTCGGAGACGATCTATCAGGCGCTTACCGAGGCTGAATATCTCATAGTTATCTGTTCGGAAAATACAAAGGAATCAATGTGGGTTACCAGAGAGATAGAGTTCTTCCTGAGCAAGCATCCGCGTGATAAGGTGCTTACCGTCCTTGCAAGCGGTGAGCCTGACGATGTTATCCCCGATATCTTGAAGAGCGAGGAGAGGGAGATCGTCGGCGATGACGGTATGACTCATAAGATCAGAGTAGCTTTGGAACCGCTGTCGTGCGACTACAGGCTTTCGAGAAGAAAAGCGGATAAAGAGGAGCTTCCGAGACTTGCGGCGGCTTTGATCGGATGTTCTTACGATGAGCTCATGAACAGGAGAAGGGCATACAGGATCAGAAGGATGAGCCTTATCTTTGCTCTGTTTGCTTCCATTGCGATCGCTTTCGGAATATATATGGTCAACGTTAACATGAAGATCACTGCCAGCCTTCAGGAGGCAATGAGACAGAGGTCTATATATCTCGCTAATGAGTCGCTCCGACTGAACAATGAAGGCGAAAGGATCGAGGCGCTCCACGTCGCATTGGCATCTCTTCCCGAAGATCCGAACGGACCGATAACACCCCAGAGTATCCGCGCGATAACGGATGCTTCGCTTGCATACAGAACATCGACAACGGTAACAGTCGAACCTACATGGAACTATTACATGCCTTATATGATCAATGATTATGTTGTAAGTCCCGAAGGTGATTATCTTGCAGTTCGTGATTATTCCGGTTACATCCAGGTTTGGGACACTAAGACGCATGAACTTAAAATGGCAGACTATTTCCAGGAAACAATGCAGCATGATATCACATTTCTTCCCAATGGTCTTTTGTTGTTGATAGATTCAAAAACCGCCAGAGCATTTGATGTTACTACCGGCGATTTGGAATGGGAGTATTCTCCGGCGGGGGTCACTTGGAGATATAATCATCCCGGAGTGCTGGACAATGAACATATCGGACTTTTGGCAACGAGCGGAAAACTTTATTGTATTGATATATCAAGCGGTGACGAAGACGGTGAATACAGCCTTCCTCAGTATATCAACGGCGTTGAGCTGTCGTACAGAGATTTTTGTCTGGATCAGGATTCAAGGAAATTAGCTTTCCTTGCCTGTGATCTGTACAGCGTTGATGTATATTCGAATATTGTCGGCGTATTGAATCTTGATTCCGGAGATTTCCAGACCGCAGAGTGTCAGGAAGTGGTGTTAAGTGATCTTTGCTGGCTCGAGAACGGATATCTGGTTGCCAGCGCATTTGATGATTATTCTCACAGTGTCATTGCCGACACGGCAGAACTCAGAAGTTATAACAACTGTTTTGTTAAAGCGTATGATGTATCGAATATGACGAATGTCTGGACATCTGAGTTCAGTTATCTCGGCGGTACGGAAGATCTTAAGATGTACGATCTGGGTTCGGCGAACGGATTGTGTTGCGTCGGAGGCGCTGCCTGCTATATCTTTGATTACGCTACAGGCGAGACGCTCGGCAGCTATACACTTGATTCAGCAATAATCGATGTTACGGACAGAGACAGAGACGGCAATCCGATGCTGATCACACGTGACGGATGCATGGCATTTCCAAATCTGACGGGAAACGGAGGCATATCGATCTATAAGAGATTTGTTGATAATCTTTCATATGCGATCGTAAATAACGGTGTTTTTGTCTGCTCGATAGATGGTATGAAGGTCATATATTACGATACTTATATCAGTGATACGGAGCTCGAAGAAACAGAAGACTGCCCTGTTATTTCATGGGCGAACGATTATGTTATCGGTGATGAGATCATAGCCGTAAACTATTATGATAATGAGACCGCGTCATGTCATCTGGCAATAATCGATCCCGAGAGTAACGAAGTGATCGGAGAGACAGATCTCAGCGCATATTCGGATTATGGTTCTACGATCAGGACTGTCGGAATAGTTGGAGAAGATGTCATTCTTTCCGCTAACGGAGTGTACGGAACAAGTTTGATCCGGATCGACAGTTCTAATATGAGGGGAGATGTCATTGAGCTTTCGGAAGGATACGTTACGTGTAATGAAAAAGCTCTCCTGAACGACGGTAAGATCTGTCTTTATAGTAAGGATGATACAGGCAACTGGTCAGTAGTCGTGTATGATGCCGAGTCCGAAGATACGGAGCAGATAGATATCAATATCGCTTCCCAAATTGAACCCATGCTTCCGGCAGTATACTTCTCTGCACTGGACAAGGTATATATCGGGTTTGATGACAGACAGGGATTGGTGGACCTTGATTCAGAGCATTATGTGCAGATTGATGTGCCTCGCGATTGGGGACAGACCGAGCTGGTCGATTCGACAGGTGATAATATTGTCCTCGTAAGCGATTCGCAGATCGTTCTTGTAGATGAAGACGGTGCGGTAGTGACATCGATGTATACATACGGAAAGACACCGATGGGTATCGACACGTTCGTTATAGATGATGTTGAGCAGATACTTGTTATCTATAGTGACGGAGCGCTTTACAGATATTCCGCAGAAGATCTGACAAGCCTCGGAGTTGTAGATACGGATATAGTCACGAACTATCTCGCGGTATCTTTCAAGTTTGAATATGACGAAGAGAATAATTGTATTTATGTTATGGGTGCGACTTCGACGAGCGTTATCGATACCACATCCTGGTACGAGATAGCATTCATCGAAAATTCATTGGGTCACCACCACGGTACTGACAGATTCTTTGTAATGTACGATGATCCCGAGTCAGGAGAAGCTTATATCGGATGTTTCAGACACTACACCGTACAGGAGCTGATAGATAAGGCGTACGAAGCTTTGGGCGACAGTGAACTCCCTGAATATGTAAGAGCCGAATACGGTATCTGATAAGAAATTAAAAACGAGATGCTCGATATCGGGCATCTCGTTCTTTTATTATCTGAATGTCTTCTTAGCCGGTTTGTATAACCTTTCGAATAACTCTCCGCTTATGACGTAGATATCGTGAGGATCATCTTCGCGGACTGCGATGTAGTCACCGGGCTTTCCGGAATAGTACTTGTCATCGTCCCAGGCGGTAAAGAGCTTAACGTATTCCTTTTCCTTGAGAGGTCTCGCGAAGATCTTTGTTCTTCCGATACCTACGACTGCGTTAGCATACTCGATAACGGTCTTCTTTTCCTTGGTAAGGATATTCTTGATCGTGGGTGAGTATTCGAAAGTCCTGCTGTATTCTCTTCCGAAGTCAAGATAGCTGGTTCGAAGCTTGGCTTCCTTGATAGGATAGATCTCTCCTTCGATACCGATCATGAGATAATCATCGGCCTCGATGACGATATCGATATCACCTTCGAGGGTTCTGATCTCAACGGGAGTATTGATGGGGAAGATCTTCGTGAGCTTGACCGCGCCGACTTCCTGAGGGATCTTCTCGAACTTATCCATACCGATCTTGCTGAGAGTAGTGTTCTTTGCATAGATGATCTGATATCTGTCGAAATATTCGGAGATCTTCTTGGAGATATATTCCTGAATATCCTCTTTTACCTTTTCGGGGAAGATAATGCCGCCGGCCTTGAACATGTGGCCTCCGCCTCCGCCTATGCCGTCGGAGATAAATGTAGCGATCTCATTGGCCTGAGCTTCCTTGCTGCAGCTCCTGACGGAGAACTTGATCTCCAGAGGGCTCCTGTAATAAGCGATACAGATATTTACCTTTTCTGCTTCGAGTGCAAAGTCGCTTATGACACCGAGGATGGTAGGATCGCATTCTTCTGCCTCGATCAGCATGCACTTATTCTTTTCGTAATAGTTATAACCGAGGATCGCCTTGCCTGTTATCTTGAGTTCATCGAGAGAGATGTTCGAGTTGCTCATCTCGCGGATAAGGTCTGTATCGGTCACGAGTGCATCGATCAGGTCGCGGTCCAGCGGGTGATTGATCTCGGTGAGTTTGTTGGTGTCAGTGTAAAGACCATAGTAAAGAGCAGTAGCGACCTCTGTATTCTCGTTTACGTCTATGCCTTCCGTTCTCATCATATCCCAGATCAAAGTAGCGCAGCTCCCGAGGTTGCTCCTTATCTCCGTGAGCTCGGGAGTGTTTCCGGACTTCTGGTGATGGTCGATAACGGCGATCGTTGTTGCTTCGGTGTCAGTCACGTTCGACTGACCGTACTGACAGTCGACGGTGACGAGAAGATCCGGCGTTGTTGTTAATTCGGGATCGTATTCGACCGGGATGTTGAGCCTTTCGATCATCATGAGGAGATTGTATTTGGTCAACTTCCTCGTGCCGCGATAGATAAACCTTGCTTCC encodes the following:
- a CDS encoding two component transcriptional regulator, winged helix family; amino-acid sequence: MTKILIIEDDADIGDILTRELIKEGYEVFRAYSGTEGRMLLSKDPDLILMDLMLPGMNGEELLTHVTDGTPVIAVSARSTTDDKISLLDQGCVDYITKPFELRELKARVKSALRNSSKKRLSNVLTVAGITLDTDKHSTSVAGTDFHLTRTEFAILKMLMTNQGRVVSKSELLDMISSDTPDCIDEGSLKVHISNIRRKIKNAGGTDCIEAVWGIGFKIAS
- a CDS encoding Outer membrane protein assembly factor BamB, contains PQQ-like beta-propeller repeat; this translates as MIQHYNAFISYRHAPLDMKIAEHVQKTLERFHIPDKIRKSTGKKRIERIFRDKDELPTTSDLSETIYQALTEAEYLIVICSENTKESMWVTREIEFFLSKHPRDKVLTVLASGEPDDVIPDILKSEEREIVGDDGMTHKIRVALEPLSCDYRLSRRKADKEELPRLAAALIGCSYDELMNRRRAYRIRRMSLIFALFASIAIAFGIYMVNVNMKITASLQEAMRQRSIYLANESLRLNNEGERIEALHVALASLPEDPNGPITPQSIRAITDASLAYRTSTTVTVEPTWNYYMPYMINDYVVSPEGDYLAVRDYSGYIQVWDTKTHELKMADYFQETMQHDITFLPNGLLLLIDSKTARAFDVTTGDLEWEYSPAGVTWRYNHPGVLDNEHIGLLATSGKLYCIDISSGDEDGEYSLPQYINGVELSYRDFCLDQDSRKLAFLACDLYSVDVYSNIVGVLNLDSGDFQTAECQEVVLSDLCWLENGYLVASAFDDYSHSVIADTAELRSYNNCFVKAYDVSNMTNVWTSEFSYLGGTEDLKMYDLGSANGLCCVGGAACYIFDYATGETLGSYTLDSAIIDVTDRDRDGNPMLITRDGCMAFPNLTGNGGISIYKRFVDNLSYAIVNNGVFVCSIDGMKVIYYDTYISDTELEETEDCPVISWANDYVIGDEIIAVNYYDNETASCHLAIIDPESNEVIGETDLSAYSDYGSTIRTVGIVGEDVILSANGVYGTSLIRIDSSNMRGDVIELSEGYVTCNEKALLNDGKICLYSKDDTGNWSVVVYDAESEDTEQIDINIASQIEPMLPAVYFSALDKVYIGFDDRQGLVDLDSEHYVQIDVPRDWGQTELVDSTGDNIVLVSDSQIVLVDEDGAVVTSMYTYGKTPMGIDTFVIDDVEQILVIYSDGALYRYSAEDLTSLGVVDTDIVTNYLAVSFKFEYDEENNCIYVMGATSTSVIDTTSWYEIAFIENSLGHHHGTDRFFVMYDDPESGEAYIGCFRHYTVQELIDKAYEALGDSELPEYVRAEYGI
- a CDS encoding phosphoglycolate phosphatase — translated: MRLNELLNFDNIVIQCHDNPDADALSSGFALWYYFQKNGKEARFIYRGTRKLTKYNLLMMIERLNIPVEYDPELTTTPDLLVTVDCQYGQSNVTDTEATTIAVIDHHQKSGNTPELTEIRSNLGSCATLIWDMMRTEGIDVNENTEVATALYYGLYTDTNKLTEINHPLDRDLIDALVTDTDLIREMSNSNISLDELKITGKAILGYNYYEKNKCMLIEAEECDPTILGVISDFALEAEKVNICIAYYRSPLEIKFSVRSCSKEAQANEIATFISDGIGGGGGHMFKAGGIIFPEKVKEDIQEYISKKISEYFDRYQIIYAKNTTLSKIGMDKFEKIPQEVGAVKLTKIFPINTPVEIRTLEGDIDIVIEADDYLMIGIEGEIYPIKEAKLRTSYLDFGREYSRTFEYSPTIKNILTKEKKTVIEYANAVVGIGRTKIFARPLKEKEYVKLFTAWDDDKYYSGKPGDYIAVREDDPHDIYVISGELFERLYKPAKKTFR